In Setaria italica strain Yugu1 chromosome I, Setaria_italica_v2.0, whole genome shotgun sequence, the genomic window GGCAGATTGAGAATATGGGCTTGCATGAGGCAACTCCACGGTTTGACAAATTACTTAGGCCAGTGACCACTTCTTTCCGCACCGAGCCAAAGATATTTGGTCGTGACAAGGAACTGGAGGAAGTGATGAGATTGCTTGGTGTACCGAACTATTGTACCCTGTCGTCTTCAAAACGGAAGAGATCCTCTAATGCAGCAAGCAACAAACCAAGGATAACATCTGTTCCTGTTTTGCCAGTAGTTGGAATAGGGGGTGTTGGAAAAACTACTCTGGTCCAGCAGATCACCACACTTCAAAGGGTCAAATCCCACTTTGACAAAATCATATGGATTTGCGTGTCCGATGAATTTGATGTGGAGAGGTTTACTAAAGTTCTCATAAAATCTCTATCAGGCGAAGAGGCAACGGCCAACAATTTAGATGATCTTCAACAGGATCTTGTTGAAAGAGTGCAGGAAAAAAGGTTCTTGATCATCCTTGATGACATTTGGCCAGATGCCTTGAAGGAGGACGGGCGGTGTTGGAGGAAATTTTGTGCACCTCTCACAAATGTACTTCAGGGAAGTATGTTGTTGGTGACAACTAGGTTTGCAGAGGTTGCTGATTTAGTGGGCACAATGGACTCTTTTGCATTGGAAGGCTTGAAAGATGATGCATTTTGGAATTTTTTCATGCTTTGTGTGTTCGGGTCTGAGGATTCTCACATTGATCCGCAGTTAGAACTAATTGGTAGAAGCATACTTCCCAAGTTGAAGGGCACTCCTTTAGCTGCGAAAACTATTGGAAGGCTATTACGAAAGAGTCGCAACACTGCACACTGGAATGATATACTAAACAATGAACTGTGGCAGATTGAACAAAAGGAGACAGACATTTTGCCAGCTCTTCGGTTGAGTTATATGTATTTACCATTCCATTTGAAAAGATGCTTCTCGTTTTGCGCTGTATACCCCAAAGATTATAATTTTCAAATGGGCAGTCTAGCTGAAATTTGGGTGGCAGAAGGCTTTGTTGAACCTCAAGGTAGCATTCCGCTGCAACACATTGGTTGTCAGTACTTTGAAGAGCTTGTAAATTTGTCTTTCTTCCAGAAACTCCGTGGTGCATATGTAATACATGATTTAATGCATGACATGGCCCAGCTAGTTTCAAAGGAGGAATGCTTCATTGTGAAGAATGCAAATGACGTTGAAAATGTTCCTCAAAGTGTTCGCCATCTATCAATACTATCAACCAGTCACGTTAAGCCAGCAGGCATACAGAGCCTATGGAAGCACACAAAGCTGCGCACCCTACTTTGCAACAATTACCTGACGAGTAGCATTCCTACTTCAGTGATGGACCGTTGGTTTACTGAGCTTAAATGCTTGCGTGTTGCCTCCATGTGTACATTACCACAGAGCATTGGTAACCAGAAGCATCTCCGGTACCTTGAAATCTCTGGATATGGCCTTGCCAACAGCCTTCCTTCATCATTCTGTAGCCTATATAACCTGCAGATTTTATATGCTACGACATGCACAATTAATGAATTACCAAGAAGCTTCAATAAGCTGATCAATCTGCAAAAGTTCAAATCAAATTTTCCTATAAAAGTGGAAATTGATGCTGCAGAGTGGGGAGAGAAAATTGGGTTGATAAACAATTTTAATCAAACTACAACAGATTTGATTATATACAATCTTGGTGCAATAAGTAAGGATCATGCCGCGGAAGCCGAACTTAAGAAAAAGATACATCTCAATAGCCTTACTCTAGGATGGTCATCTTTGATATGTCCAGAGCACAATGAGACAGATGTGATTGAAGCCCTACATCCTCCCACCAACATCAAGTCTGTGTACCTCAATGGTTATCCAGGTGAATGTCTTCCAAGTTTGTTTGCTGATTTAGCTGCGGTGACAGTGGACAATAATAATGGTATAGTTGGTACCATTTTTGGATCATTAACAGAACTAAGCATTGAAGGGTGCCGAAAGTTATCAAACCTGGAACAATTTCTACAACCAGCTTATGTACCTGCCATCAGAAAAATAGTAATTGCTGATTGCCCAAGTTTAAAATCAATACCAACTGAATGGTTCGAATATTTCCCTTCGCTACAAGAACTGAATATGTACAAGTGTCCAAATATTACACATCTGTTGGCTCCATACATAAAGAAGCTCCTTTTAAGTTCGGTGAATCTCAGAGACTTCTTGGATTGTAGTTCCCAAACCTTGCGTTTATCATGGTCCGATATGGCATTCATCAACAGTGTTGATTGCAGCTCCCTCACAAACTTGCATTTATCATGCTCCGACCTGGCATCCATAGAACTACAGAAGTGGAGTCTTCCAGTACTACAGGAGCTCAAGATCAGTCATTGTCAATCGCTTACATTTATCATAGAATCTGACCTTTCCCTTTGCAAACGCAGAACTGGAAAATTCCCGTTACTCACTCACCTAACTATTGAATTCTGCCTCAAGCTGGAATGTCTTGATGACCTCCTAACACATGAATGTCTCCCTGCCATCAAGAGTATTACTATTTGGTCTTGTTACTTGCTCTCCGTGCCCATTGAAAGATTAGGGAGTTTTCCTTTCCTGAAGGATTTGGACATTTCACAGTGTCCATGTCTCAACTGGCAAAGTGTCATGGTATTCCCACCATCCCTCCAAACGCTCACGTTACGGAATTGTGGGGATTTCTCTGCCTGGTCTCCTAACTGCCTGGAGAACCTAAGCTCCCTTGAATCACTAACGATGTACAGTGTACTCATGCAAAGGAGTAGTGTCCATTTCAGGTGATCTTTGGAGCAGTAATCTCACATCACTGCAAAATTTGAAGATTCAGTGTTGTCCAGACCTTCTATCAATTGGTGGACAGGAAGCAATTGCAACCGTAAATAGAGTATACATTGCAGGTTGCCCAAATTTGAAGGAAATAAAGCAGCCAAGAGGGAGTTGGTGGTACGTATTTCACTTGGCTGCAGAATAAATTATGATATGAACTGTATCTTAATTGGGACCCTTGTGGATTGCACCTTCATACATCATGTTTCCATACGTGCTGTATCTTGGCCAGTTGTGTTATCCTTGACCGGTTGATCCTTTCAGAATGTATTTTATCCACAGTAGTTCTAAACGTCCAGCACTTCGACTACTGCTTTGATTTTCATTTTCCCTTTTTGGATAATAGTCCACTTTCTAATCAATGTTCTCTATTTGATGACAGGAATTGACAAGGCCCAGGGGACAGAGAACCCATATCGCTCCaccttgatgatgatgaaaaataATTCATAGATTGTTAGGGTGTTCAGTTTGAGAACATAGGATAATCCTATGAATTTTGGTTGGGTGTGATCATTCTTCAGTATAAAACTAACAACTCCCTCCATATCAGTTTATTTGTCGCCGCTAGTTCAGATCAAAGGCGTTCAAAATACTTGACGCCCGTAGTTGAGAGGGAGAGTATATTGTCAATTTTACCCCTAGTTTTAGCTTACTGCTCCCTTTGGCCATgacccgccgccgtcgcctttgcctcctgcgcgccgatggAGGCCGCAGCCGCCGTCCCCGTCACCCTCCAGGAAGCCACATCTCAGTCAACAGAAGTAACGGTCGAATCACTCCAACTCCACAATGCTCGCTGCCAATGACGAATCAGACTCAGGACTCAGGAGGTGAGGACGGTTCCTCCGGCAGCCCGGATCTCATCACCGGCAGCCCGGCACCGACCATCAACAGACGCCCGTGTGGAGACCATCTCCTGACTCGCCGGTCTGGGGAGACATTGTTCCATGCCAGCGGCGTCCCCGTTCGGGTGTGCCACCGTGTTGCGGCGGAGGGAGCAGCAACATCCTCTGGACAGGTCAACGACGGGGAAGTCTCCAAGCACATATTAAAAACATATTCCAATTTTTCTATTTAGATATGCACTcaatttttctatttgttaTTATCTCTGCTGCAAAAGAGTTTTACACCCTAGGTTCCAATCTTATAAACTACACACGCCAATTCTAGGAAAGTTGAAATGCGGAAGGTAAATAAagtagagaaggcaaactcccAGCATGGCGATACGACGATTTTTACTGAAATATCGaaaagcaaagctttccactagttctcgttgttggagcccctccTCAAGGGAATGCCCGCGCAAGGGTACAAACTCCCTGGTCAAGTAACTCCATAGGATAGCTGACAGACCTTCCTCACGCGTAAGTAAGTCTTCGTATAGCCTCTTCCGGATGCTCCTTGCCattcttcacttggtagagcttcggtaAAACGTCTAGAATCTCTCCTCCCTATCACAAACACCAGCGGCTACTCCACAAACGTGGTTGGAGGGTCTCACAAGACTTAAGAGTCCCgaatttacaactcttggtgcgcGCAAACACCGATACAgaggaggtgtgcaaacctcgcctaactctaggctaaaccCTAAAGCAATATGCTAATAggtctaaactagcactaaccAAGACCTAAACTTTATGATAATTGCCTTAATctctctttagcactttggtggatgAGCACTTGTGAGTATGTCAGAATCAAGCCTATAGCTTCTTCAAGCTCCAGCTCCCTTGAAATGAATAGGcaatagggtataaatagccaaGCAAAGAAACTAAccgttgctccaacggtcaCAGAAATTGTAATCACCGACTAATTCGGTGCCCCAGCAACGCACCACCAAATGAGTCGGTGGTCTGCATCCAGGTAGTCGTTGAGCCACTGACGCCTGGCTCCTTTGTCACCAACTAATTCGGTGACCCTTATTCATCATCACCGTAATGAATCGGTGGTTGTTCTTTGCCGCTGCCTTCTTGAGTCATCGATTGATTCGTTGCATTGGTCATGTAGCCACCGTATGAATCAGTGAGGCTTGAATTAAACTCCAACACTTCCAGAACCGAATATGAGCCGATCGCGAGCCGAGACGATCACACCGACTGATTCAGTGATGATCCGCTATGTCTACTGAATGGGTCTGTGGTCACAGTACACGTTCTTGGCCCTACTGTTGTCCAACttatcaccgactgattcgatgACCTTAATGGTCACCACCAAATGGGTTGGTGGATTGTGTCGGTGCACAGTTCCACCAGGATTCGCTTCAAGTTTTCACGTATCTGTGTCTTTGGATTATTGCTATCATTTGGGTGCCATAGAATTCTACTAagtcttttgttttcttctcattttgataATTTTGTAATTCATCCTTATGACCTATATAACACCTACAAAGGTACATCTTGCAAACATATTAGttccaatgactatgttgttaTTAATTATCAAAATTATTATGGTTAGGGCTATTTTCCTTACTGCGGTAAGCGAGGCGCGGCGGATTTTGGCCTCCAC contains:
- the LOC105914101 gene encoding putative disease resistance protein RGA1, with the protein product MSLSKAIGVISGINEFGNLFQVVRSAVSFMLSHLSGPEEKKLKEDDVLQLQSDLRCLRDTLPAMYNLIDRAEWRSHVPCVEQLLPHLKDAVYDAEDLLDEFEWYELKLKIEGNATQLSPFIDFFHNVTHGSFNKVVDVHKRLSNLSRQIENMGLHEATPRFDKLLRPVTTSFRTEPKIFGRDKELEEVMRLLGVPNYCTLSSSKRKRSSNAASNKPRITSVPVLPVVGIGGVGKTTLVQQITTLQRVKSHFDKIIWICVSDEFDVERFTKVLIKSLSGEEATANNLDDLQQDLVERVQEKRFLIILDDIWPDALKEDGRCWRKFCAPLTNVLQGSMLLVTTRFAEVADLVGTMDSFALEGLKDDAFWNFFMLCVFGSEDSHIDPQLELIGRSILPKLKGTPLAAKTIGRLLRKSRNTAHWNDILNNELWQIEQKETDILPALRLSYMYLPFHLKRCFSFCAVYPKDYNFQMGSLAEIWVAEGFVEPQGSIPLQHIVSKEECFIVKNANDVENVPQSVRHLSILSTSHVKPAGIQSLWKHTKLRTLLCNNYLTSSIPTSVMDRWFTELKCLRVASMCTLPQSIGNQKHLRYLEISGYGLANSLPSSFCSLYNLQILYATTCTINELPRSFNKLINLQKFKSNFPIKVEIDAAEWGEKIGLINNFNQTTTDLIIYNLGAISKDHAAEAELKKKIHLNSLTLGWSSLICPEHNETDVIEALHPPTNIKSVYLNGYPGECLPSLFADLAAVTVDNNNGIDKAQGTENPYRSTLMMMKNNS